In Pedobacter sp. W3I1, one DNA window encodes the following:
- a CDS encoding SDR family NAD(P)-dependent oxidoreductase, with product MNKHAIIGITPFEIPDSRLVSNLQKADCFPVLSLGHSKDEAEKALHTLIDAGTSDFGVSINSAELADIDLPAQVSLIIAPYDFALKRKTSAKIILQVYDLQSALAAQANGADGIIVKGNEGAGRVAYESSFVLFQRIIKEITSIPVWVQGGVGIHTAASLMAQGATGIILDSQLALFPESSTPEDLKTVCSKLSGTETKLIDNCRVLVRPNSPALTENTDYTGLQKYFKGYDLESNYLPMGQDITLSIDLVTKYKKLDKLVFGIKEAIYGHLKQAKAINVIKAGNSLAKDLNITYPIAQGPMTRVSDVAPFADAVSEAGALSFIALSLLKGASAKNLIEETKKLAGEKTWGVGILGFAPQELRDEQQEYILSAKPPVLLIAGGRPSQAKPFEKAGIKTFLHVPSASLLDMFLREGAKRFVFEGRECGGHVGPLSSMVLWEKQIERLLKEENPESISVFFAGGIHDAFSTAFISVMAAPLAAKGMKIGVLMGTAYLYTKEAVSTGAILDKFQQEAMQANETVLLETAPGHETRCLNSSFATFFNQEKLKLQAEGMDKKEIWAKLETLNVGRLRIAAKGIERRGDELVKIEEAEQTDLGMYMIGQIAPMHKEVMSLLDLHQDVADHNYTYILDATLSSPPENKAKALDVAIVGMACIFPGAKNLEEYWRNIILGKDSVTEVPDERWNKELYYNPESTAGDMSHSKWGGFIPRIDFDPLEFGIPPQSLAAIEPTQLLTLMVAKQALQHAGYADGGVDNENVSVIIGAEGGNDLANSYSFRGFYKQILGEMPAELDAALPKPTEDSFPGILANVISGRITNRLNLGGRNFTVDAACASSLAAIDLACQELFLEKSDMVLAGGADLHNGINDYLMFSSTHALSKKGRCATFDAEADGIALGEGIAMIVLKRYDDALRDGDTIYSIIKGVGGSSDGKSLGLTAPRKNGQVNALERAYSQAGITPSLVGLVEAHGTGTVVGDKTEISALTDMLNQSGATAGQTHLGSVKTQIGHTKCAAGIAGLIKASLSVYHGIKPPTINLKTPNSFYNAKTSPFAFHTEAGLWMEEKRYAGVSAFGFGGTNFHAVLESAQNIENKNSILKSWPSELFVFRGNTYEEAKNRVLSVKNLLELNDQIELKDIAYSLATADTKPVQLSIVANHAEDLVMKIDLVLSGVESKDTYLTQKQEGKVAFMFPGQGSQRVNMARDLFVVFPEMRKLLKAYPEYEKILFPNTVFNDADAKAQKERIKDTRMAQPLLGIVDLAIANFLKSLGIVPDMVAGHSYGELPALCFAGAFEEEALVYLSAERAKSILNAVENGDPGTMLAVSAKQEDLAQYLGDIAAVYPVNFNAPTQCVIAGSTAAIGQLAAVLKEAKISFRPLEVACAFHSPLVAKSKQLYQTVLSGVKFSDLKIPVWSNTTAKEYPVEAAAVKERLTDHLVKPVLFVDELRDMYAAGARVFVEVGPGKVLSGLTKSCIGKDEVILHTEDQGQNKLSNLLGTLAGYMATGREIKLEKLFEGRSVKTIKLDEPSIYKKSPAIWYVNGQHAIPSTGKLPANGASPIIKPIILMNNTSTPTENHQVNGSAKDLMMQEYLHSMKMLIQAQRDVMLSFLGQAPAMPSQIINQPLTSYQAPQPVRIENQITVKQEVPQAQTIEVIAPAIAQKDLKLVLLQIVSDKTGYPQEMLGMEMDLEADLSIDSIKRVEIIGALRTELGGFSQLNLPEDKIMEQLAGLKTLSSLINWITENTAQPAAVSVPAPLATPASQPEQAKFSIDQLKSAILDVVSEKTGYPKEMLGMDLDLEADLSIDSIKRMEIIASLKEKIGFGSQGDQADDLMEKLAAIKTLNALVNWIADVEAESSEVLTEAKKLIEESIDDQTVKEKLSRLRFELTPAALTITEAAILKGQRFALTDDGGGQAIKIKKVLEKHGAIANLVSFDDSLDGYQGLIILNMFEAQQKVGILDHFATIKKLNFDTVKWVYLIADTKQYFNDQSDISFLRNYQGYSGFFKSLDREYENTKCRFISLETKMSPDEITNITLNEILNPDKPSEIIYNDHKRHIMELVPHQLSIETDAHIHLDKDAVVMVLGGAQGITAELMIHFAKDYPCRYILVGRSANPIASANEASSSLKTKDEIRQYVIKQGEIKKPAEIEQETNRIYKNNQILRCIATLEEGGSTVVYESLDLKDEEALTRLINQVYEDFGRIDGVVHGAGLLEDKLFHSKTSESFGRVFDTKVTPLRVLAEQLRPETQFVILFSSIASVYGNRGQTDYAAANSVMDKYAWALKQKIQGKVMAINWGPWKGAGMVSPTLEKEYQRRGIALIPLQDGMETFLNELKYGKESQVLIMAGNTWT from the coding sequence ATGAACAAACACGCCATTATTGGAATAACTCCCTTCGAAATCCCTGATAGCAGATTGGTTTCCAATTTACAAAAAGCAGATTGCTTTCCGGTTCTTAGTCTTGGACATAGTAAAGATGAAGCTGAAAAAGCTCTTCATACACTAATAGATGCAGGCACATCAGATTTCGGCGTTAGCATCAATTCAGCAGAATTAGCCGATATCGATCTTCCCGCACAGGTAAGTTTAATCATAGCGCCTTATGATTTCGCGCTAAAACGTAAAACATCAGCAAAAATTATTCTTCAGGTCTACGACCTTCAATCTGCATTAGCCGCACAAGCAAACGGTGCGGATGGAATCATCGTAAAAGGAAATGAAGGCGCTGGCCGTGTGGCTTACGAATCTTCTTTTGTACTTTTTCAGCGGATTATCAAAGAAATTACTTCCATTCCGGTTTGGGTTCAGGGTGGTGTGGGTATTCATACAGCAGCCTCTTTAATGGCCCAGGGCGCAACGGGAATCATTTTGGATAGTCAACTGGCATTATTCCCAGAAAGTTCTACACCAGAGGATTTGAAAACAGTTTGTAGCAAACTCAGTGGGACCGAAACAAAATTGATTGATAACTGCCGCGTACTGGTTCGGCCAAATTCGCCTGCACTTACTGAAAATACAGACTACACTGGTCTTCAAAAATATTTTAAAGGTTACGATCTGGAAAGCAACTACCTTCCAATGGGTCAGGATATTACCCTATCGATTGATCTGGTAACCAAATATAAAAAGCTCGATAAGTTAGTTTTTGGTATAAAGGAAGCCATTTATGGCCATTTAAAACAAGCAAAAGCCATAAATGTCATCAAAGCAGGCAACTCGCTTGCCAAAGATTTAAATATCACCTACCCTATTGCACAAGGGCCTATGACAAGGGTAAGCGATGTAGCGCCCTTTGCAGATGCCGTTTCGGAAGCTGGAGCCTTATCATTTATTGCGCTATCCTTACTAAAAGGCGCATCGGCAAAAAACCTGATTGAGGAAACCAAAAAACTGGCTGGCGAAAAAACCTGGGGGGTAGGCATTTTAGGCTTTGCACCACAAGAACTGAGAGATGAGCAACAAGAATATATATTAAGTGCCAAACCCCCGGTTTTATTAATTGCAGGGGGAAGACCCTCGCAGGCTAAACCATTTGAAAAAGCGGGGATCAAAACTTTTCTGCATGTACCTTCTGCGTCTCTTTTAGATATGTTTTTGAGAGAAGGTGCTAAACGTTTTGTATTCGAAGGACGTGAATGTGGAGGCCACGTTGGGCCACTATCAAGCATGGTATTGTGGGAAAAACAGATCGAACGTTTGTTAAAAGAAGAAAATCCGGAAAGCATCAGCGTTTTCTTCGCAGGCGGAATCCATGATGCCTTTTCTACTGCATTTATTTCGGTAATGGCTGCTCCATTAGCGGCCAAAGGAATGAAAATCGGTGTACTGATGGGCACTGCATACCTATATACCAAAGAAGCGGTAAGCACAGGTGCCATTTTAGATAAATTCCAGCAGGAAGCCATGCAGGCAAACGAAACTGTTTTGCTTGAAACTGCCCCGGGGCACGAAACCAGATGTTTGAATTCTTCATTTGCTACTTTCTTTAACCAGGAAAAACTGAAGCTACAGGCTGAAGGAATGGATAAAAAAGAAATCTGGGCAAAACTGGAAACACTAAATGTTGGCCGTTTGCGCATTGCTGCAAAAGGAATTGAAAGACGTGGCGATGAGCTCGTAAAAATTGAAGAAGCTGAACAAACAGATTTAGGCATGTACATGATCGGACAGATTGCGCCTATGCATAAAGAAGTAATGTCGTTGCTCGATCTTCATCAGGATGTAGCCGACCATAATTATACATACATTTTAGACGCCACACTTTCATCACCTCCAGAAAATAAAGCCAAAGCATTGGATGTTGCCATTGTAGGCATGGCCTGTATTTTCCCAGGGGCCAAAAACCTTGAGGAATACTGGCGCAACATTATTTTAGGTAAAGATTCGGTAACCGAAGTACCTGATGAGAGATGGAACAAAGAACTGTATTATAACCCTGAATCAACCGCTGGCGATATGTCGCACTCTAAATGGGGCGGTTTTATCCCGAGGATCGATTTTGATCCTTTAGAATTTGGTATTCCACCGCAATCACTTGCCGCCATAGAGCCTACGCAGCTGCTAACCTTAATGGTGGCCAAACAGGCATTGCAACACGCTGGTTATGCGGATGGTGGTGTTGACAATGAAAATGTTTCGGTAATTATCGGCGCTGAAGGAGGAAATGACCTCGCCAACAGCTATAGCTTTAGAGGTTTTTACAAACAGATTTTAGGTGAAATGCCTGCTGAATTAGATGCAGCACTACCAAAACCAACAGAAGATTCGTTCCCAGGTATTTTAGCGAATGTAATTTCCGGAAGGATTACCAACAGGTTAAATCTGGGTGGCAGAAACTTCACGGTAGATGCAGCCTGTGCTTCATCTCTTGCGGCAATCGACCTTGCCTGTCAGGAGTTATTTTTAGAGAAATCGGATATGGTTTTGGCCGGTGGAGCTGATCTGCACAACGGCATTAACGATTACCTGATGTTTTCGAGCACGCACGCGCTCTCTAAAAAAGGAAGATGCGCCACCTTTGATGCTGAAGCTGATGGAATTGCCCTTGGTGAAGGTATTGCCATGATCGTCCTAAAAAGATACGACGATGCTTTAAGAGACGGCGATACGATTTACTCCATTATTAAAGGTGTTGGTGGATCGAGTGATGGCAAAAGTCTTGGTTTAACCGCGCCACGTAAAAACGGACAGGTAAATGCATTAGAAAGAGCTTATAGTCAGGCAGGAATTACACCTTCGTTGGTTGGCTTGGTAGAAGCGCATGGCACAGGTACCGTAGTTGGCGATAAAACAGAGATCAGTGCGTTAACCGATATGCTTAACCAATCAGGCGCAACCGCCGGACAAACACACCTGGGCTCTGTAAAAACACAGATTGGCCATACTAAATGTGCCGCTGGAATTGCAGGATTAATCAAAGCATCGCTATCGGTTTACCATGGTATTAAACCACCAACCATTAACTTAAAAACACCAAATAGCTTCTATAACGCAAAAACCAGTCCGTTCGCTTTCCATACAGAAGCGGGTTTATGGATGGAAGAAAAACGGTACGCTGGTGTAAGTGCCTTTGGTTTTGGCGGAACAAACTTCCACGCCGTATTAGAAAGTGCGCAAAACATAGAAAATAAAAATTCGATATTAAAATCCTGGCCTTCTGAACTTTTTGTTTTCAGAGGCAATACTTATGAGGAAGCTAAAAACCGCGTTCTTTCAGTAAAAAACCTCTTAGAGCTGAATGATCAGATCGAACTGAAAGATATTGCCTATAGTTTAGCAACTGCTGATACAAAACCTGTTCAATTGAGCATCGTTGCCAATCATGCAGAAGACCTGGTTATGAAAATCGACCTTGTTTTATCTGGCGTTGAAAGTAAAGACACTTACCTTACCCAAAAACAGGAGGGTAAAGTTGCTTTTATGTTCCCGGGGCAAGGGAGCCAACGCGTAAACATGGCCAGAGATCTTTTCGTGGTTTTCCCAGAAATGAGAAAACTATTGAAAGCTTATCCTGAATACGAAAAAATCCTTTTCCCAAATACAGTATTTAATGATGCTGATGCAAAAGCACAAAAAGAACGTATTAAAGATACGCGCATGGCACAACCGCTATTGGGTATTGTTGATCTGGCCATTGCCAACTTCTTAAAATCATTGGGTATTGTACCTGATATGGTTGCTGGTCATAGCTACGGCGAATTACCTGCACTTTGTTTTGCAGGTGCTTTTGAGGAAGAAGCTTTAGTTTACCTGAGTGCCGAAAGAGCAAAATCTATTTTAAATGCCGTAGAAAACGGCGATCCGGGCACCATGCTTGCCGTGAGTGCAAAACAGGAAGATCTAGCACAATACCTGGGTGATATCGCAGCTGTTTATCCGGTAAACTTTAATGCACCAACCCAATGTGTAATTGCAGGCAGTACTGCAGCCATTGGCCAATTGGCAGCAGTTTTAAAGGAAGCTAAAATATCTTTCCGTCCACTTGAAGTGGCTTGTGCTTTCCACAGTCCTTTGGTGGCTAAATCGAAACAACTTTACCAAACAGTATTATCTGGGGTAAAATTCAGTGATCTAAAAATCCCGGTATGGTCTAACACTACTGCAAAAGAGTACCCTGTTGAAGCGGCTGCAGTTAAAGAACGTTTAACCGATCATTTGGTAAAACCCGTGCTTTTTGTTGATGAACTAAGGGATATGTATGCTGCCGGAGCCAGGGTTTTCGTAGAAGTTGGCCCTGGTAAGGTGTTAAGTGGTTTAACCAAATCATGTATCGGTAAAGACGAAGTGATTTTGCACACCGAAGATCAGGGTCAGAACAAACTCAGCAATTTGTTGGGCACACTTGCTGGTTATATGGCTACAGGCCGCGAAATCAAGCTTGAAAAATTATTCGAAGGCCGTTCAGTAAAAACCATCAAACTGGATGAACCTTCTATCTATAAAAAAAGCCCGGCAATCTGGTATGTGAACGGTCAACACGCCATTCCATCAACAGGTAAACTTCCGGCAAATGGTGCATCCCCTATTATTAAACCGATTATCCTTATGAACAATACCTCTACACCAACTGAAAATCACCAGGTTAATGGCTCAGCCAAAGACTTGATGATGCAGGAGTACTTGCACAGCATGAAAATGCTGATTCAGGCACAACGCGATGTGATGCTTTCCTTTTTAGGGCAAGCTCCCGCAATGCCTTCGCAAATCATTAACCAACCTTTAACATCATATCAAGCCCCTCAGCCGGTTCGCATCGAAAACCAGATCACGGTAAAACAGGAAGTACCTCAGGCACAAACCATAGAGGTAATTGCACCTGCAATTGCACAAAAAGACCTAAAACTGGTGCTTTTACAAATCGTGAGCGACAAAACAGGTTATCCACAGGAAATGTTAGGCATGGAAATGGACCTTGAAGCCGATTTAAGTATCGATTCGATCAAACGTGTAGAAATTATCGGTGCTTTACGTACAGAACTGGGTGGTTTCTCTCAATTAAACCTTCCGGAAGATAAAATTATGGAACAGCTTGCAGGACTTAAAACCCTGAGCAGCCTGATCAACTGGATTACCGAAAATACGGCACAACCAGCTGCTGTTAGTGTGCCTGCTCCTCTAGCAACGCCAGCAAGTCAGCCTGAACAGGCAAAATTTTCAATTGATCAGTTAAAATCGGCCATTCTTGATGTGGTAAGTGAAAAAACAGGTTATCCAAAAGAAATGTTGGGCATGGATTTAGATCTTGAAGCTGATTTAAGTATCGATTCGATCAAAAGGATGGAAATTATCGCTTCGCTTAAAGAAAAAATCGGATTTGGTTCACAAGGCGACCAGGCTGATGATTTAATGGAAAAATTGGCTGCGATCAAAACTTTAAATGCACTGGTTAACTGGATTGCAGATGTTGAAGCAGAAAGCTCGGAGGTGCTTACAGAAGCAAAAAAGCTTATTGAGGAGAGCATCGATGATCAAACGGTTAAAGAAAAATTATCCCGTTTAAGATTTGAGCTAACTCCTGCTGCATTGACCATTACCGAAGCAGCCATTTTAAAAGGACAACGTTTTGCCTTAACCGATGATGGTGGCGGGCAAGCGATTAAAATCAAAAAAGTGTTGGAGAAACATGGTGCCATTGCCAATTTGGTGAGTTTTGATGACTCATTGGATGGTTATCAAGGTCTTATTATTTTGAATATGTTCGAAGCACAGCAAAAAGTAGGCATTCTCGATCATTTCGCCACTATTAAAAAGCTAAACTTCGATACGGTGAAATGGGTATATCTGATTGCGGATACCAAACAATATTTTAACGACCAGTCGGATATTTCTTTCTTAAGAAATTATCAGGGTTATTCGGGTTTCTTTAAAAGTTTAGACCGCGAATACGAAAATACTAAATGCCGTTTCATTAGTTTGGAAACCAAAATGTCGCCTGATGAAATCACCAACATTACCTTAAACGAAATCCTGAATCCGGATAAACCTTCGGAGATTATTTACAACGACCATAAAAGACATATCATGGAACTTGTGCCACATCAATTGAGTATCGAAACGGATGCACACATCCATTTGGATAAAGATGCGGTGGTAATGGTTTTAGGTGGCGCACAAGGTATTACAGCCGAACTGATGATCCATTTCGCCAAAGATTACCCTTGCAGGTACATTTTGGTGGGCCGTTCGGCAAATCCAATAGCTTCGGCAAATGAAGCCAGTTCTTCATTAAAAACCAAAGATGAGATCAGGCAGTACGTAATTAAACAAGGCGAGATTAAAAAACCTGCCGAGATAGAACAGGAAACGAATCGGATTTACAAAAACAACCAGATTTTACGCTGCATTGCAACTTTAGAGGAAGGTGGTTCTACAGTGGTTTACGAATCGTTAGACCTTAAAGATGAAGAAGCACTAACCCGTTTGATCAATCAGGTTTACGAAGATTTTGGCCGCATAGATGGCGTGGTACATGGTGCAGGTTTATTGGAAGACAAACTGTTCCATAGCAAAACTTCTGAATCTTTCGGGCGTGTTTTCGACACTAAAGTAACACCATTAAGGGTATTGGCCGAACAGTTAAGACCTGAAACACAATTTGTAATCCTTTTCTCGAGCATTGCTTCTGTTTACGGAAACCGCGGGCAAACCGATTATGCCGCAGCAAACAGCGTAATGGATAAATATGCCTGGGCCTTAAAACAGAAGATTCAAGGCAAGGTAATGGCCATTAACTGGGGACCGTGGAAAGGTGCAGGTATGGTTTCGCCAACCTTAGAAAAAGAGTACCAACGAAGAGGAATTGCATTGATCCCGCTACAGGATGGAATGGAAACTTTCCTGAATGAACTTAAATATGGTAAAGAAAGCCAGGTATTGATCATGGCTGGAAACACCTGGACATAG